A region of the Aphelocoma coerulescens isolate FSJ_1873_10779 chromosome 1, UR_Acoe_1.0, whole genome shotgun sequence genome:
ATCTATTTATTAAGCATCCACAACAAAGTCTAGATGGTGCAAGAGCTTAGTATGGTGTTCTCTAACCTCTCTGAAAGCTAAGTTCAAATCTTGGATTAGATCAGATGTAAATGTTAGTTACTGTCCTCATCCTTTTGTGAGCTCCGTAAACTACACCATTCATAACATTTAGCAATTCCCTGGTACTCTAATTTTAGATCTGTGGCAAGCTGACAGTATTAGCCTGAAACATCACCCTATCCCACAAACAGGTGTTGATCCTGATGGGAAGGGAGTAAGTAGGTTCTGCTGACTCAGAAGTGGACAATTTTACTACCTCAGTGCAAGGAAATTGCTTTCTGTGAGGGAGGTACAAGAGTGTGGACTACAGCAATAAgtatattttgattttaatgCACTTAGAGTTTGTTTGCTAGCAAAGCTAaatcctggggaggggggagggaagtTATCTGTGCTACTTGAGTATTACTGGAAAGCAGCATGAAAGCCATGCCTGCACAGAATGTCATCAAATCAGGACTGACATTCATTAATAGAGCTGTCTGAGTTTACACGTTGTCTTTCTGTGCCTCTCCTGGCTCAAGTCCAGAGTAGTCAGTACCATTCCTTTTCAAGTACTGAAAGTCCCCACCTGCTTTTAAGATGCTGATTACCTATTAGTGTGTTCACTGCATCTCCCTTTTAAGAAGCTCATGAGTGTAAGAAAAGTAAGGAAGAATGATTCTGAATTCATTTGTTTGGACACTTCTGATTTAACAATCTGTAATTTGAAAGAGCTTAATTTAGCCCTTCAGTCCAACATTGCACCAGAGACTAACTGCAAAGAAATATCGCAGAAGTTCTGATTTGCTCTCCAGAGACAaaagtcttccagagaaagtCCAGagagactgggaaaaaaaaaaaaaaaaaaaaaggcaactggAGTTGTAAAACCTCATTGTCCCTGAATGTATTTCTCACATGAAATCATTCCTCCATGGCCTTTGGCCCATGAATAAGAGCTGTCTAGCAAGATTGTCTTGCCCTCTATGAAAATTGGTTGATCTAGAATGGCGCAGCCACAGAGAAATGAAACTCTTAGTGGCTTGCTGTGTTTAAAACTTGTACAGCTATGTTGTGTTAAATGTAAACAGAATGCTACTGAGCAAAAATACCCTTTTGATGTTTTCTCTCAAAAGCCTAATTGAATGCACCTGTCATCtggtgaaaggaaaaagaagaggctTTGCTGCAGCATAGCTGCTCTGCATTACCTCAGTAGTATAAAACAAAGACATATAGGAGGGTGCCTATATGCTGCCTCTTTGAGATGAATTAAAATTTCTGTAACAGTTGCTaactcttctctctttttttccttttattttttatctaaGGGAAGCACAGTTGGTAGAAATGGCTGTGCCAAGGGTCTCTTCTAACTTGTGACTCTTTGACCTGCGGTAACTGTGACTGTAAACAGTCAACTAAACCATGGGCACACATGCTATCACTGAAAGCTGCAGTAAAGACAGAGGAAGGTCAAACTGATCCTAAAAGAAGGCTAGACAGAAGTGTTTTTCAAAAGCCAGATTTACATTTTTCCTGCTCTAAGTGGTGCCTTTGCAGCTACAAGTAACATAAGTGATCAGCAAACacagaaatgttcttttttcaTGAATACTCTGACCTGTGGGAATAGAATTCCTGATCTGTAGGAATTTCCTGTCTGAAAGCATTGGTCTAGGCTGACAAGAGGGCTCCTTTAAGGACTGCAGTGAAATCTATCCACTATGAAGGCATTAACAACTTCCCACTGATGATCTACAAGCATTGTTTTGACATGACTGAGAAATAAAGTCACAGGACTATGAACAGTTAAAAGATTAACTAATCTCTGAGATAGAATGATCAAAAGAACTTTTCAGAAGGGACTTCCTGTAACGGAGTTTTCgacttaaagggaaaaaaaaccccagaaaccaGGCTAGCCTAGTGGGTGACTAAGGGGAGAGCAATTAGATACTCAGTGAATTACTCATGCCTTCAGTGTGTTTTAAGACCTCTTTTATCTTAACTTGTGCTGAGGTAATTTCAGTTGATACTATACAGGaaactccagctcctggccagcTCTGGAGGGCACTGTGTGACTCCATCCAAAAGAAGCCACAGCTTAAATCCTCCTGTGTCTCCACTTAAGAGGACCAGGAAGGGTCAAGTTTGCAGCTGTATCACTCTTCCTCAGCAGCAGGGCTAAGGTCTGAGCCTAAACACAGTATAGAAACAATAGATGTAGTTCAGATTCAGTGCCTAGTACTTACTGACTGGATTTGTCTGTAGTAGAGAAAAGGAAACCAGGCAGACTTCACAGAATTTACTGATAAATctaacaaccaaacaaaaacacctCGCTCTCTTTCAATGATATGTGGTAtcgagagaaaaataaattgttatTCTTCTGGCAAAGTATTAGCAAGACATCTCCAGGAACTTGATTCTCCACCATGAACTGCGTGTTCAGCTCTTACTGACGTtagaaatcacagaattgtggggtatgcccagcccctgccctggcgggacctctgctgagataagagattttgcaatcgcccagcaggactccctggaaaggcaaccacttctttggtcacggcgagaaaagacagacccacaatcctttaggagaccctgtgcagatcctttgtaacccattggccttcacccatcccctgtatccctataaaagctaagGCCTCTGCTCCTGTGGGGGTCAGAGAGAGTtctcatccctggctttccccttcgccggaggggaccaacaataaagctaccttctgtgcggaaccagccacacaagcctctcgtctctctctctggtctggcttggcctggaggatgccctgcagaactgagctggaatcacgagctgataatcactaaagagctgacagtctctgcaagggcccccctgccagcagctgagggaagacactgggccttgGGAAGgtgattcctttcgggaccatctccctggaccggtcacctcttcctgggtgagagccactgaccccatctcCAGCTGTAATACAGAATCATGCAATcaatagaatggtttggattgggagggacctcaaagctcatccagttccactccctgccatgggcagggacacttgcCACTAGactggttgctccaagccccatccaacctggccttgaacaattccagggatagGGCAACCACAGATTTTGGGCaacctctgccagggcctcaccacactcacagggaagaatttcttcccaatatcccatttcaccctgttttctttcagtttaaagccattcccatGTCTTGACACCTGTGTGaggagtccctctccagctctgttgGAGCCCCTTTTGGTAcgggaaggggctctaaggtctccccaaagccttctcttctgctgAGCAGTCCCAAATACAGACACATGAACACAGCATTTTTCAGGTTTGGTCACTGAACAGCAAACCTATCAGAGATTTTGGAAGCTTCatcttttaaagggaaaaaacaggactctaaaaaattaattttctaggTCCTTGTTTCACACAAGTTCAAGTAATACAAAGTAAGTTAACAACCCACAGCCCATCTTTGACCTAACACATGACAACAAATTTTTGCCTACtgctatttttaatatttgggttttttttcataattatcAGAAAAGAGCTGATTGCCAGACTGGAACAAGTGGAAAAAGAAAGCATGGATGCTGCTCAGCTGGCTAAGGAGTATGCAGAACTGACAGAGGAGAACCGAACACTGAAGCTGGCCCAGACGCAGTGCGTGGAGCAACTGGAAAAGCTCAGAATACAGTACCAAAAAAGACAGGGTTCCTCATAACTCCCAACTAGCTCATGTGAGGCAGTTCATACAGGATTGTTCCTGTGCTggaaagagatttaaaaataaagatctgTTTAATATGTTACAACACTTTACTACAGATACAGAGTATGTAGAAGTCTATATTTGATTTAATGCTTGCCACCCAGTAGCTTAATATAATGGATATTTCATCCATTATAtaatggatgttttatttcaagTAATGTAATTGAAGTTAATCTATCCCCATTATATGTTCTAGTGGATCAGGTTTCTTTTCTAAACATATTTCTTCCAATTTAAGAAGATATGGACACACTAGAAAATTATATAAATAGTCTCTGTGCTGGAAATTTGGATCATACTAAGGCATACAGCAGGGAAAATATAATATATGGAATAGAAGCATGTTAATTTTAGTTTGGTGaactcttttaaaattattttcctcatgCCTAAAGTGTTTGGAAGTTATCTTGAAGCAGATCTCCTCACTGgtaaaaattatatttcatgTCACTGTTGTATAAAATCTGAGAAATTTCACATTTAAAGTTGAAGTAACAAAATCATGTTTTATCAAATAAATGCACTGCCAGTGATAATTTGCAAGttataaaattaaaagcaaacagaTGAGATCCAACTTACCTTCCTCAAGTGTAAAGATTACTTGAGAGCCTTTTTATTGTACTTTTGGCATGCAAGGAATGAAAAATTATTGTAAGAATTATAGTTTCATCATAGTTTCAACTGAGACTATGTCAGTAAAATTGTTATGAGGATcttttgttcttattttctGGTCTGTTTTGAAGCATAAGTGGCCGTTAAGTATGGACAGGAGTTCCATGATACACAAATAACCAGGAAGTAAAGTGTCAGTTTTACTTGCTCTATTTATCTCTGTATTTTCTTAGATCAACTGAAAAATCTTTGTTATACTTCAATTTCTATTCATACAGCAGTTTTTCATTAAAAGTTGACGTAGAAAAGCCCTTTTATGTTCTGAATGTTCTCAGAATACCTTGTATTTTAAACTCTGCTTGACAGATGCAGCTTGTCACATCTTCATGAGCTTGGAATTCAACTTAATGTGTTATTAGTACTGAAATGTGTCTTAGTAATTGAAAACTATGAACTTAAGATTTCCACCAGAACTTTAGCTTTGATTGTTATCACTGATCTATTATGAAAATGGAATTTCATGTTAATCAGAACAATTCCTGGCAGCAAAGGGGACAAAAAAAGAATGACAAGCTGCCCGAGATTGTTCTGTGCTAATTGCCTATAGTATTCCCTGCAGCACAGGTGTGAAAACCTGCTCTGCGTTACTCCAAGcacctggcactgcagcaggagagcatgAAGAGGTAGCTGGAGAGGACAACCTTGTTTCCACTTCTCCTCCTGAGCCACCAGGGCAGCGTCACCATCCAAACCTGGCACTGCTTCCTGCTGTACCTGGGAAATCACCATTCTTGAGGCACTCACTTCCTGCTGGGATGCTCCCTGAGCCATATAACACTGTATTTATTCCTCTTTCCTTATTATCTGAGGATCCAATTTTCCCTGTACCTTGTGGAagttgaagaggaaaaaaacataataaaaaccACTTGGAATATTGGGCCTGGAAGTGTTGGAAAAGCCTTGTTTGAGTTTTCCACTGATGGGAAACATAACCTGAAGAGGAATCAGAGTTTTGCTTTGACCACAGAATATAGAAAGTACTTTTTTGGCCTGTGTTTGTGTCTTTTGAGCAAGAgaattctcattttaaaatagtttgTCATTTTAGTCAAAGGTTTTTCTATCTAGCCTTGAAAACATCATCCAGTCAGATTATTTCAGTGAATTCAAGGAAAACCATATAAAGTACATAAAATCAGTTTATTGACAAACTGGCTTTGGATGCAAATGAATCACACAGCAGATCTTTACTTACAAATAACTGTGTTCGCCTTGAAATTTTCTATTTAAGTGCAGCCACTATGCTTTAGAGATTAGAAAAATAACAGATCATATGCTGGGAGAAAAACCTGAGGGAGAGCCACAGTCAGGTGGAGAAGGAAAGCTTGGGCCTCATTTGTGACAATCAGCACTTTGAGACTAGTCAGGGAGCATGTTTTTCCTAACCTGTAGGTACTGACCAGTCTGGAAGAATTCAGGAAATATTTTACAGATGTGCAGACACCGAATTTTTGGTGTGGTCCAGCCTACCAGCCTGGATAAATATAAAATTCTTAAACCATCCCAAACTAATTCAAGTCAGATTTCTATTCAACTTGGACTGTAGCTATGTGCAATCAaattttcctcctgcttttagttgtggtgaaagtaaaaaattaACAGCCCTGTATGAATGAATTTGCCTGCATGCATGCTCATGTGCCTCAGAGCAGTGACTCCGAGAAATTGTATCACAATACAAATGAGTAAAATTGATATAGAAGTactaaggaagaaaaattaaagtatCTCTTGAAAActattcttaaaagaaaaaatagttgGGGAAGTGGGATtcaaaggcaggaaggcagggaaATGGAATTTTCCAAAAATATTCACAGGCAAGTTAAATTAAAATGTAGCATAGTCGACATAACCCAGAAAATCATCCAGGTGTTCAAAAGAGTAAAGGTAGCTGGAACTACCTTCTGTGTCTATCATCCATCTCCTGATTTGTTTATTAAGAGCATAATAGTGAGAAATATTTCATTCAGTAAGTCTCCAATTTTGACATGCTGAGTATTTCTCTAGATACAGTGGAGCTCTGCTGACTAAATAGCTGAAAttaagcttttttaaaaagcatttatcATATTGATCCTGTATTTTCCAAGTAGGCAATATGATTTGTGCCCTGGTTGAAGTGGCCTGCACATTGGGTGCTGTTGTATGTATCATGCTATAAAAACAAGTTTTATACAATTATTTCAAAGATGGTTTTACATTGTATTTCACCCAAGAATTTAGAAACCTGTTTCAGCTTTTGAAATCACGTGCCAAT
Encoded here:
- the MAP3K7CL gene encoding MAP3K7 C-terminal-like protein isoform X2, whose product is MITTARVPADKPIRIAFSLNDSPDDASPENFSLAFPELDQQLQPLPPCHDSKESMQVYKQHCKIAEEYNEVKKEIALLEERNTGVKTCSALLQAPGTAAGEHEEVAGEDNLVSTSPPEPPGQRHHPNLALLPAVPGKSPFLRHSLPAGMLPEPYNTVFIPLSLLSEDPIFPVPCGS